The following proteins are encoded in a genomic region of Zea mays cultivar B73 chromosome 9, Zm-B73-REFERENCE-NAM-5.0, whole genome shotgun sequence:
- the LOC100277918 gene encoding uncharacterized protein LOC100277918 (The RefSeq protein has 1 substitution compared to this genomic sequence) codes for MNQLSLLHRAFHLHLLSPERGHGLTAAVIRVRLPSSQHTPRQHAKRLLAVAPHESIAAATEESSRPRQELAAAGNKNDGGGGGGRTCALPTWALIGGITAGVAVALALSAGAGPALALGPEGPLVEEFWDNMRRYALYVVTVSTGVAYTVLQPIVELLKNPITALLIVAVLAGSGFLVSQVLNAMVGNSDLIYMYE; via the coding sequence ATGAACCAGCTCTCTCTTCTCCACCGCGCCTTCCACCTGCATCTCCTCTCTCCCGAACGCGGTCATGGCCTCACAGCCGCCGTCATCCGAGTTCGACTGCCCTCCTCTCAACACACCCCACGACAGCACGCAAAGCGCCTCCTCGCAGTAGCACCTCACGAAAGCATCGCGGCAGCCACGGAGGAGAGCAGCCGTCCGCGTCAAGAGCTCGCGGCGGCGGGCAATAagaacgacggcggcggcggcggcggcaggaccTGCGCGCTGCCGACGTGGGCGCTCATCGGCGGCATCACGGCGGGGGTGGCCGTGGCGCTGGCCCTGTCCGCGGGGGCCGGCCCCGCCCTGGCGCTGGGGCCGGAGGGCCCCCTGGTGGAGGAGTTCTGGGACAACATGCGGCGTTACGCGCTGTACGTGGTGACGGTGAGCACAGGGGTGGCGTATACGGTGCTGCAGCCCATAGTGGAGCTGCTCAAGAACCCCATCACGGCGCTGCTCATCGTGGCCGTCCTCGCCGGCAGCGGCTTCCTCGTCTCGCAGGTGCTCAATGCCATGGTCGGCAACTCCGACTTCATCTACATGTACGAGTAG